The segment GTTTGAGTGTAGCTTTCGCCTTGTTCCATCGTCTACTGCAGTGTTCTCGTAAAGCTTTGTTGATATCGTTGAAGTGGCAACAATTTGGGACTGTAACAAATTTACAGAGATTATTAAAAAGTTCTGAAACTTCTATACTACTACCTCCAATTTCGTTTATTATGATTCCGGCTTGCACAAGTACACTCACATCTTTCTCTGTACATATCAAATGATCTAGTAATGACACATATTGGATACACTTATTGTCATTACCAACATAAAAATGCTCAAAAGCTATCAAGTTTCGCATCATGGTTTCAAAGTAATCATCAATAAGTATGGGTGGGATTTCAAAAACCCCATTTTTGAAGCTCACATTCATCAAACCTCCGCCATGTTTTGCTTTCTTGATGATGACACTGGCTTCGCGAAGCTCAGTTATCGATGGAGGAATaattgattcttcttctttactaTTGTTCTTAGAAGGTATCGTGGGGACGAAGAAGAAGCTTAAGAAATCGATGAAATGCTTTGGACATTTCTCCAaccagagagaagaaagatagTATTTATTTACAATCCCATGATGAAAAAATACAGTTGTAAGTCTTATAAAGGAGATGGAGGGATCCTTTTGTTTTACAAGGTCAAATAGACgttgaagaacaaagaaaggaATTTGATTTTCCAACTTGACCAAATCAGCTCCTATATGAGGAAATCTTTTGTAGAATTGAAGATCTCGGTTGTGTTCAATTTGAATGAATGCATCTGGGTCGTATTGgccataatttaatataagcAACTCCACTATAAAACAACCATCCACCAGCAACATCTTAATAAAATCCTCGTCATTCATGTTTATAGGTTCTGCATAGTAATCTCGAGCATCTTTTACCCAAGTTTGAGCAGTTTCCACAAGAAATTCCACTGAGTTCATGTTCATCGTTCGAAGTAGAAAGTTAGCAAGTCCTTGAAGTTTATATTGCTCTGTGACTATCAAATCCTCTCGACTACGATGGTGAAATAGGCCAATGGAAATGACTTGGGGGATAAAAGCTGTATTATTCATCTCACGTAACAGTTTGGGGACTCGATAGATACTACATCCTACATTAACAATAGGTAGTTGCTCTAGCATTGTTTTGATCCACGACACAACATTACCACAAAGCTGTCCATTCCTACTACCATCTGCCATATTGTAACTATGTCGTGTTCTCGATGCACTTCAATCTAactcttcttctcttgaacTAAAACACCTACGTTTCCAAATCTTGTCTAATAGGAATGTCGAGCTTTCAAAACGAAACTTAAACtaactaatttatatatatatatattacatataaggaagaagaaaagagagaattaagGAAGTACCTTGTTTGGAAAAGTGATGGAAAGGATGGTGCAGGTAAATGAAGATgagggaagaaagaaacagctagaagaagaaaatggagtaagagaggagaagaaaatggagtaagagaggagaagaaaatggagtAAGAGAGGGCAATGGATGTGGCAGAAATAAATAGGCAAAATTATATCATGTGGGAGACTAAACATattcaaccaaagaaaagtaaaaaaggaCAGTGAGACACTGTGGTGTGGTCCATACCACGTAGGAGAGACAACATAGTCAACAAAAGGATAACgttgaactaaaataatataagcTATAAATGTTTGGGAGtcctaaataattaattcaatgGATGTggcagaaaagaaagaacgtTAACTTTGGACTAATAACATAAATTATCACGTGGGAGACTGTAACATATTCATTCAAACTCCAAAAGGACAGACAACATTGTCATCAAAAGGACAaccaaacataaatttaaacaagTCTTCTATACGAGAGAGTGGGTACTTATTCTTTATTATTCtcttattcaattatttgtaaCTTCTTGACAAATAACACTGGAGTGTTAGACGAATACGACTTtcaacaatggtatgatattgtttactttgacCATAAGGTCTCGTGGCTTTGCGTTGTGCTTTCCCAAAATGACTCATACTAATGGAACACTAgagtgttagacgaacacgactctccgcaatggtatgatattgtccactttgagcataaggtctcatagctttgctttgtgcttctccaaaaggccttatactaatggagagagtattctttggttataaacccatgatcattccctaaattaaccgacatgggacttccatcatccaacatggAGAACCCCAAGGAGATATGCTAGGGCGGATGAAATCTTTATCCAGCAAGTCATATAATTGCGTCTTGAGTTTGTTTAACTCTGCTGGCGCCATACGGTATGGGGCTTTAGAAATAGGGCTCGTTTCCAGCTTGAGTTCTATGTCAAAATCTACGGCTCGAGAAGGGGGTATTTCTGgtaatttttttggaaaatccGAAAATTCATCGACTATGGGCACCGTGTCtaaagtctttttttttctctttcatccACGATACTTGCCAACATGGCTTAACTACCTTGTTGGACCAATCTCTTGGCTTTCATCATTGAGACTAGTTTCATAGTAACTCTAGCACATGTACTCTTAAACTTAAAGCTGGATCCCGACAGAAGTGAGAATAGTACTTTCTTCTTGTAACAAACTATACTAGCATGATTTTCAGCTAATCAATCTATCCCTAGTATTACCTTTGAAGTTTTTCACGTTAACAACTATTAGGTCTACGTTTAAGGTTTGCCCGGTTAAGGTTACTGATTCAAGAATATCTCCTAGAATTGTTACCAAGCTATAACACTTTCATTAAGAATGGAAATTTCTCTGTTGTTTAGCCACCATAATTCCACGTCCTTTTTCTGCATGAATGATGCACATGACAACTTCTGATCGTCCAGACAAtccattaacaaaaatatcatcTCCATTGCCGAAATATACAGCTGAGCTTATGTTGGGTCCCCCGCATTTTCATTGAAGGTATGTGGAACATATCGCTTGATATCCCATAAATATCTCGCTCCTTTGGTAGATTGCAAGCTTTTGGCCCGCTTAGTGGTTACCATTTTATGCATCATCGCCTGGAACGATTCCCACATCAGGTTTGTGGTGGGATCTATTCTAGCCTCTCGTGCTGCAGCGTCTGTACGAATTACTAAGCCCTCGCGAGGTGGTCTCTCTTCACCTCTCCCCCTTCCTCTAATAAGAggtcctcttcttcctccatgtCACCTAGGCAACATGTTTCTAAAACCAACCTATAGTTTTCCTTAAGTCTACTGTTCCCTATCCTAATTCACATCATATTACCATATCATAATTAGCATACGATTTGGAAAGCACAATATCTTCACAAACATATAATTTGGTCAAACATCATGCTTCGACAATAATATAATCCACGCTATCAAACTTAATCATGAAGTACATTTAATAATAGTAGGCAATCACAACATATATAATCAatgacatttatttttattatcttctGCAGGACCTACCTGATGGTGACAAAACATTAATAGTGGGACCATGGAACTTACTAAGCCTGTCTTATACGCTAGTCTATAGAATCTAAAACTTAAAGATCTAATACCGACTGTAATGACCCCTAGATTTTTGCTAACCTAAATTCACTACCATCAGCATAATATACTCTCTTATGCAGAAATAATCATTGAAAACACCATCGtaaaacattgtcatggacttacgtgtttcaaaaattcTTTAAAGCAACATaaccaaatattaaataaagaaaagtaaatattaaaattgaaaaatgccCTATACTAACTTATGgtctaagaatttaaatacaactatCATATACATGTGCTATTATCTTTACTTgcaatgtcgtcgtcagcGGTACAAGAGTgacttgcctttacctaacaaatagaagtagcacatgctttgagtattttatgaaataatcaGTAAGTGATCCACTATTTgggttaggaatgcaaacTCATGCAATTCATGATTAGTGACCTATCACTAAAGCAATTATTTGGTGGCTTCCCATCCAACCCACTATTGAAtttgtagtacttccctacataCGACTCACACATGCGAGCATGAGTCTCCAGGCGGTTCGCACCCCTTGGGCCCATCATAGTTGGGCTAGTTGTTCGTATTCGGACATTTGGAGGTTAGCAAACCATCGAATATCATGGAAAGCATGatcatcgtcatcatcatcatagtgtacatGTCCGTActaatcatcataaatgggaAAGTAACCCAATatatatgaacacacaatatgcatgatgtccctatagttttcatAAGTCATTCTTATGACACAAGCCTATACATCATTCATATATTACTCTAAGTAACATGCATAAATTGGTCTTCATatgttcatcatcattaacatcattTGGGTTGTGTCTTAGAAAGCTCTTCATCATAATACATCATGGCATTTAGTACATGTacatcattttaatatggaatatcatcatattaagtcatatcatcatcatgcgTCTTGTATCATAATGTTATCATGTATCATtatcatcatgtcatcatattatgatatattaaTCTTAATTGGATCCAACTATTAATAtgtaatttattactaaaactaaaaaatacaCTTACAAAATGTTTGTACTATTAGTAATACACTAGTCATGGTTGCTTGAATAAAACAATGCAACCCTCATCCCAGTTAAAGAATTACTATTCAAAGCTATTTAAGAGGAATgctcaatttatttatttattattatttttatttttatttttatttatttatttttgtcaaaAGTGTTGACTTAACATCTAATTCCAATTAAGGATGTTAATGACAAACAAGTGCAAAGTGGTGGAAGGTTTGAAGTGGAAATGAATAACAATAGTAGTGAACATTATCTAATTTCTAAGCATGTGGTGAATGGTCTGTTTCATCCCAATATAGCGTTGACAgagattttatattattttgatagaAGCTATAAATGACAGTGGTATTCCTTGGTCATATATTACAAAGATGGAGCACTATTGGCTTCTTAAGAAAGTGCCATTTCTTTTATCCTTTGAAGATGCTCTCAAGGATTTCTACAAGCATTAGACTACTATCTCTACTTACAATAAGCCCTCTCGTGTGGGGCGTTACTTTCTTTTATCTATGAAAATAGCATAACCATAATGATATACTTATCTTTACATGAttatcttttcttctcttcgttTTAGTACCTTTGTAATCATTGTATCAAATATACCAATGTGaaagattataaaaaaagtgtcataattttaagaaagtACTTAGTTTGAAGTCATTATTAAAAGTCAATGGTAAAATAAACCCACACATACGAAaacaattttaagaaaaaatggagaaaattcgataaaaaataagaaacaataagataaaagataatttgaataattgtaaatcagaaataattttaaaacaaatttgtaAGCCTTATGGTCTCTTTTAGAACAAATTTGTATGCATTCAAACTTCAAAAGGATGGGACAATGCAATATTCTCTTTCCTAATAGTAATGCATTTATAATcttgtatatttatttgagtCTTTAATTTCAACCCTATAATATAGTATAGAGTAGGAGTGAAACTCATATATACTTCAATTAAGATGAGTACATGAGTAAGCCGAGACCATATCTAAATGAGAGCAATCCTGAAGATATGATGCTTAAGAAAacctttaaaatattgagaGTCACTACTTATACTAATAAGCTGtaactttctttttggtgGCTTAATCATCGAAATTTCATGGTTAAGCGtgctttcttttaaaaaaaatttaggatgCATATGATTGAGGACAAAACATTCTAGAATGACTCATTTTAGGTTgtggggatagttttcacttttaGAAATACGATCTTAAACTTCTGCTAATCGAAAGTCGCTACTATCATCATAAAATATTCTCTTATGCggaaataaacatttaaaacttcatcttaaaacatttgtaacatcccaaacAAACGATAAAAGTAActcaagaaaacaaagaaaaggaattaaGTTATTTAAGAGGGCAAGGGtctaaaacaagaaaattctattggattgaaaacattttttcaatatttatggaaattttagatttttaatttcttatctaGAAGGACTTTCtatgaaaaaaaagtatttagaaaaaatttagatcttttaagaaaaataataataaaatattcaaaaagtGGCGAATTACAAAAGTACCCCTTAACTTTGagatatttatgaaaatgcCATTATGCCTAGAATAAAAACTTCCACAATGACCTTAATGCACAAAATCTATGGAATCTCAAAAACTTGTCATTGGattttc is part of the Cucurbita pepo subsp. pepo cultivar mu-cu-16 chromosome LG12, ASM280686v2, whole genome shotgun sequence genome and harbors:
- the LOC111807453 gene encoding UPF0481 protein At3g47200-like, translating into MADGSRNGQLCGNVVSWIKTMLEQLPIVNVGCSIYRVPKLLREMNNTAFIPQVISIGLFHHRSREDLIVTEQYKLQGLANFLLRTMNMNSVEFLVETAQTWVKDARDYYAEPINMNDEDFIKMLLVDGCFIVELLILNYGQYDPDAFIQIEHNRDLQFYKRFPHIGADLVKLENQIPFFVLQRLFDLVKQKDPSISFIRLTTVFFHHGIVNKYYLSSLWLEKCPKHFIDFLSFFFVPTIPSKNNSKEEESIIPPSITELREASVIIKKAKHGGGLMNVSFKNGVFEIPPILIDDYFETMMRNLIAFEHFYVGNDNKCIQYVSLLDHLICTEKDVSVLVQAGIIINEIGGSSIEVSELFNNLCKFVTVPNCCHFNDINKALREHCSRRWNKAKATLKHNYFNTPWAVVSLVGAILLLILAILQTIFSGIQVFSKK